The following are from one region of the Jatrophihabitans telluris genome:
- a CDS encoding CoA-acylating methylmalonate-semialdehyde dehydrogenase, which translates to MTNATPQRISHWIDGSSTPGTSGRVGPVFNPATGVQTGEVELASAAEVNTAVASAKSAARDWRQASLSRRAAVLFAFRELLHARTDELAAIVTAEHGKVLSDAVGEISRGLENVEYATGVPNLLKGGFSEQASTGVDVYSIRQPLGVVAGITPFNFPVMVPLWMCANAIATGNAFILKPSEKDPSAALFLAQLWKDAGLPDGVFTVVHGDKEAVDTLLRHEDVAAVSFVGSTPIAKYIYETGTAHGKRVQALGGAKNHMVVLPDADIDMAADAAVSAAYGAAGERCMAISVAVAVGGVGDALVDAIAARLPKLTVGNGADADTDMGPLITAEHRDKVAGYIAAGASSGASVVVDGREADLPAEGFFLGTTLLDHVTADMSVYTDEIFGPVLSVVRADTYDDALALINANQFANGTAIFTRDGGAARQFQFDVEVGMIGINVPIPVPVAYYSFGGWKASLFGDNHMYGPEGINFYTRGKVVTSRWPDPATSTVDLGFPRTR; encoded by the coding sequence ATGACCAACGCAACCCCGCAGCGCATCTCGCACTGGATCGACGGCTCCTCCACCCCTGGCACCTCCGGCCGGGTCGGGCCCGTCTTCAACCCGGCCACCGGCGTACAGACCGGCGAGGTCGAGCTGGCCAGCGCCGCGGAGGTGAACACGGCCGTGGCCTCGGCCAAGTCGGCCGCGCGCGACTGGCGCCAGGCCTCGCTGTCCCGCCGCGCCGCCGTGCTGTTCGCCTTCCGCGAGTTGCTGCACGCCCGCACGGACGAACTCGCCGCGATCGTCACCGCCGAGCACGGCAAGGTTCTCTCCGACGCCGTCGGGGAGATCTCCCGCGGGCTGGAGAACGTCGAGTACGCCACCGGCGTGCCGAACCTGCTCAAGGGCGGCTTCTCCGAGCAGGCCTCCACCGGGGTGGACGTCTACTCGATCCGGCAACCGCTGGGCGTGGTCGCCGGCATCACACCGTTCAACTTCCCCGTGATGGTGCCGCTGTGGATGTGTGCCAACGCCATCGCCACCGGTAACGCCTTCATCCTCAAGCCCAGCGAGAAGGACCCGTCCGCAGCACTGTTCCTTGCCCAGCTGTGGAAGGACGCGGGCCTGCCCGACGGCGTCTTCACCGTGGTGCACGGCGACAAGGAAGCGGTCGACACCCTGCTCCGCCACGAGGACGTGGCCGCGGTCAGCTTCGTCGGCTCGACGCCGATCGCCAAATACATCTACGAGACCGGAACCGCGCACGGCAAGCGCGTACAGGCCCTGGGCGGCGCGAAGAACCACATGGTCGTGCTGCCCGACGCCGACATCGACATGGCCGCCGACGCCGCGGTCTCGGCCGCCTACGGCGCGGCGGGCGAACGCTGCATGGCCATCTCGGTCGCCGTCGCCGTCGGCGGTGTCGGCGACGCCCTGGTCGACGCCATTGCGGCTCGGCTGCCCAAACTGACCGTCGGCAACGGCGCCGACGCCGACACCGACATGGGACCGCTGATCACCGCCGAGCACCGGGACAAGGTGGCCGGCTACATCGCCGCCGGCGCGTCCTCAGGGGCAAGTGTGGTCGTCGACGGGCGCGAGGCGGACCTGCCGGCTGAGGGCTTCTTCCTCGGCACGACCCTGCTGGACCACGTGACTGCCGACATGAGCGTCTACACCGACGAGATCTTCGGACCGGTCCTGTCGGTCGTGCGGGCCGACACCTACGACGACGCCCTGGCGCTGATCAACGCTAACCAGTTCGCCAACGGCACCGCGATCTTCACCCGGGACGGCGGGGCGGCCCGGCAGTTCCAGTTCGACGTCGAGGTCGGGATGATCGGCATCAACGTGCCGATCCCGGTTCCGGTCGCGTACTACTCCTTCGGCGGCTGGAAGGCCTCACTGTTCGGCGACAACCACATGTACGGGCCGGAGGGCATCAACTTCTACACGCGGGGCAAGGTCGTCACCTCCCGGTGGCCCGATCCGGCGACCTCGACCGTGGACCTCGGCTTCCCCCGCACCCGCTGA
- a CDS encoding I78 family peptidase inhibitor: protein MTTPTALSALNLQDLVGLPADEAAARVERAEGIVRRIPRGGLMTMDYRANRVTIVVEDGVVTEVVGIG, encoded by the coding sequence ATGACTACACCGACCGCACTGAGTGCACTCAACCTGCAGGACCTGGTCGGACTACCCGCGGACGAGGCGGCAGCCAGGGTCGAACGGGCCGAGGGCATCGTCCGCCGTATCCCTCGCGGTGGCCTGATGACCATGGATTACCGAGCCAATCGCGTCACCATCGTCGTCGAGGACGGCGTCGTCACCGAGGTCGTCGGAATCGGCTGA
- a CDS encoding putative bifunctional diguanylate cyclase/phosphodiesterase, which translates to MERVVVAGDSTVLVVNDRLVDPALPLEPELAEHPLTMAALSALTAARPGTAPDSTGAERAVHIRLVIDPDTGATRGAEARYVPADGQPSSTAVLDLVLSPWCYPEELRNAREPDLHTAEIMAGPYASILLPELPAFLEGLTELFALRRACRDFRIVRHGTGEIRLVRFYGWFDEPGEDAIPHGVAIDITDLHVEPSPQKRYFDAIVDVMPDSILLIQLSDGQILWANRRVFERLNGAGHSGSRSARYADLRLILHPTDRRQLDVLAEELRDNPAGGARQTRMRMRDEFGNWRWIQVWVAPWQSGPDGRTMQILCTLRDVDAQVRAEQRMAWEAGHDPLTGLANRRVIGETLQSAADDPADPRRNVYFIDLDDFKKVNDAYGHSAGDDLLRTLAARISVLVTASDVVGRFGGDELVIVSSMPPDQLAERLLAAIRRPVTVAGAELTVTTSIGTAKVGAEEDPGDVVRRSNEAMYSAKRGGGNRYVVAGPLNTGPAQRRVEVEAELRRALRAGTAELRMAFQPIVESDRVPVAAEALLRWHHPSRGTLLPSEFLDIAEGAGLMDELSESIVRQSLSAVASWNATGRRLMVAVNAGRRELGTGRLFNLISETIAEFAVSPQQVCLEVTESVLVDAGSPELAELWRLRDLGLEVALDDFGTGYAPLTYLKRLPATIVKLDKSFVAGLGLPVPNPVDLAVSRAVVQLADELGMRVIAEGVESERQMITLMSIGYRYFQGFWAYQPMPTEELHAILLADDPAGLR; encoded by the coding sequence ATGGAGCGGGTCGTCGTCGCCGGCGACTCGACGGTCCTGGTCGTCAACGACCGCCTGGTCGATCCCGCGCTGCCTCTGGAACCCGAGCTCGCCGAACACCCGCTCACGATGGCAGCGCTCAGCGCCCTCACGGCCGCCAGGCCCGGGACTGCCCCGGACTCCACCGGCGCGGAGCGGGCGGTGCACATTCGCCTGGTCATCGACCCCGATACCGGCGCGACACGCGGGGCCGAGGCGCGCTACGTCCCGGCCGACGGGCAGCCGTCGTCCACAGCGGTGCTCGACCTCGTGCTCTCCCCCTGGTGCTATCCCGAAGAACTGCGCAACGCACGGGAGCCAGACCTCCACACCGCCGAGATCATGGCCGGGCCGTACGCGTCGATCCTGCTGCCCGAGCTACCCGCCTTCCTCGAAGGCCTCACCGAGCTGTTCGCGCTGCGCCGCGCCTGCCGGGACTTCCGCATCGTGCGGCACGGGACGGGCGAGATCCGGCTGGTCCGGTTCTACGGATGGTTCGACGAACCCGGTGAGGATGCGATTCCCCACGGAGTGGCCATCGACATCACCGACCTCCACGTCGAACCGAGCCCGCAGAAGCGGTATTTCGACGCGATCGTCGACGTCATGCCGGACAGCATCCTGCTCATCCAGCTCTCCGACGGGCAGATCCTCTGGGCCAACCGGCGCGTGTTCGAGCGACTCAACGGCGCCGGGCACTCCGGCTCCCGCAGCGCGCGCTACGCCGATCTGCGCCTGATCCTGCATCCCACCGACCGACGCCAGCTGGACGTGCTCGCCGAGGAGCTGCGCGACAACCCGGCCGGCGGTGCCCGCCAGACCCGGATGCGGATGCGGGACGAGTTCGGCAACTGGCGCTGGATCCAGGTGTGGGTCGCGCCCTGGCAGAGCGGCCCGGACGGGCGCACCATGCAGATCCTGTGCACCCTGCGCGACGTCGACGCCCAGGTGCGGGCCGAGCAGCGGATGGCCTGGGAGGCCGGCCACGACCCGCTCACCGGTCTGGCCAACCGGCGCGTGATCGGCGAGACGCTGCAGAGCGCTGCCGACGATCCTGCCGACCCGCGGCGCAACGTGTACTTCATCGACCTGGACGACTTCAAGAAGGTCAACGACGCCTACGGCCACTCGGCCGGGGACGATCTGCTGCGCACCCTCGCGGCCCGGATCTCGGTGCTGGTGACCGCCTCCGACGTGGTCGGTCGCTTCGGCGGTGACGAGCTGGTGATCGTCTCCTCGATGCCGCCAGACCAGCTCGCCGAGCGCCTGCTCGCCGCGATCCGCCGCCCGGTCACGGTCGCCGGCGCGGAGCTGACCGTGACCACCAGCATCGGTACGGCCAAAGTCGGCGCGGAGGAGGACCCCGGCGATGTCGTGCGCCGCTCCAACGAGGCGATGTACTCGGCCAAGCGCGGCGGCGGCAACCGGTACGTCGTGGCCGGCCCGCTCAACACCGGCCCGGCCCAGCGGCGCGTGGAGGTCGAGGCGGAACTGCGCCGGGCCCTGCGGGCGGGAACCGCCGAGCTGCGCATGGCCTTTCAGCCGATCGTGGAATCCGACCGGGTGCCGGTCGCGGCGGAGGCCCTGTTGCGCTGGCACCATCCCAGCCGCGGCACGCTGCTGCCCTCGGAATTTCTCGACATCGCCGAAGGCGCCGGCTTGATGGACGAGCTGTCGGAGTCGATCGTCCGGCAGTCGCTGTCGGCGGTGGCGAGCTGGAACGCGACCGGACGCCGGCTGATGGTGGCCGTCAACGCCGGCCGGCGAGAGCTGGGGACGGGACGGCTGTTCAACCTCATCTCCGAGACCATCGCGGAATTCGCGGTGTCACCTCAGCAGGTCTGTCTTGAGGTCACCGAATCGGTGCTGGTCGACGCCGGATCGCCCGAACTCGCCGAACTCTGGCGCCTTCGAGACCTCGGGTTGGAGGTGGCCCTCGACGACTTCGGTACCGGCTACGCCCCGCTGACCTACCTCAAGCGCCTGCCCGCGACGATCGTCAAGCTCGACAAGTCCTTCGTCGCCGGCCTGGGCCTGCCCGTCCCCAACCCTGTCGATCTCGCCGTCTCCCGAGCGGTGGTGCAGCTGGCCGACGAGTTGGGCATGCGGGTGATCGCCGAGGGAGTCGAGTCCGAGCGGCAGATGATCACGCTGATGTCGATCGGCTACCGGTACTTCCAGGGATTCTGGGCCTACCAGCCGATGCCCACCGAGGAACTGCACGCCATCCTGCTGGCCGACGATCCCGCCGGCCTGCGCTGA
- a CDS encoding TldD/PmbA family protein, whose product MPDIDPVFIDLLHPALADAALSRARDLGASHADFRLERIRTANLSIRDGRLDSSTDTQDLGIAVRVVHDGAWGFASGIDRTPEGAAQLAERAVATAKISRVLGKRPVELAAEPAYPNATWVSAYDLNPFDVPESERVALLVDYSERLLSADGVDHVDAHLMQVQENKFYADTSGTTTTQQRIRLHPEFTAVQVDPAAGGFSSMRTLAPPAGRGWEYLTGAGWDFPAELAELPALLAEHAKAPSVAAGAYDLVIDPSNLWLTIHESIGHATELDRALGYEAAFAGTSFATFDQLGTLRYGSGIMNVTGDRTVEHGLASIGYDDEGVATSAFDIVRDGVLVGYQLNRQMAAENGTPENGLQRSNGCALADSPGHIPLQRMANVSLQPAPDGGSTAELIGGVEHGLYVVGDKSWSIDMQRYNFQFTGQRFFTIENGRLTGQVRDVAYQATTTEFWGSMEAVGGPQTYVLGGAFNCGKGQPGQVAAVSHGCPSALFRGVNVLNTKAEGGRG is encoded by the coding sequence ATGCCGGATATCGACCCTGTCTTCATTGATCTACTCCACCCGGCGCTGGCCGACGCAGCGTTGAGTCGGGCACGCGATCTGGGCGCCAGTCACGCCGATTTCCGCCTTGAGCGTATCCGTACCGCAAACCTGTCCATTCGGGACGGAAGGCTCGATTCCAGTACCGATACGCAGGATCTAGGCATAGCCGTCCGCGTCGTGCACGACGGGGCCTGGGGCTTCGCCAGCGGAATCGACCGCACCCCGGAGGGGGCCGCACAGTTGGCCGAGCGCGCGGTGGCGACGGCGAAGATCAGCCGGGTATTGGGCAAACGGCCGGTCGAGCTGGCCGCCGAACCGGCCTATCCGAACGCGACCTGGGTCTCGGCCTACGACCTGAACCCGTTCGACGTCCCCGAGTCCGAGCGGGTCGCCCTGCTGGTGGACTACTCCGAGCGGCTGCTGTCCGCCGACGGCGTCGACCACGTCGATGCACATCTCATGCAGGTGCAGGAGAACAAGTTCTACGCCGACACCTCGGGCACCACGACGACGCAGCAACGGATCCGCCTGCATCCGGAATTCACCGCGGTCCAGGTCGATCCGGCGGCGGGCGGTTTCTCCTCGATGCGCACGCTGGCTCCCCCGGCCGGACGCGGCTGGGAATACCTGACCGGCGCGGGTTGGGACTTTCCCGCCGAGCTGGCCGAGTTGCCGGCCCTGCTGGCCGAGCACGCGAAGGCGCCCTCGGTGGCGGCGGGTGCCTACGATCTGGTCATCGACCCGTCCAACCTGTGGCTGACGATCCACGAGTCGATCGGGCACGCCACCGAGCTAGATCGCGCGCTGGGCTATGAAGCCGCCTTCGCCGGCACCTCGTTCGCGACGTTCGACCAGCTCGGCACGCTGCGCTACGGCAGCGGGATCATGAACGTCACCGGCGACCGCACGGTCGAACACGGGCTGGCCAGCATCGGCTACGACGACGAGGGCGTGGCGACCTCCGCCTTCGACATCGTGCGCGACGGGGTGCTCGTCGGCTACCAGCTCAACCGGCAGATGGCGGCCGAGAACGGCACCCCCGAAAACGGTCTGCAGCGATCGAACGGCTGCGCGCTGGCCGACTCCCCCGGTCACATCCCGCTGCAGCGAATGGCGAATGTGTCCCTGCAACCGGCTCCGGACGGCGGCTCGACCGCGGAGCTGATCGGCGGGGTGGAACACGGCCTCTACGTCGTCGGTGACAAGTCCTGGTCCATCGACATGCAGCGCTACAACTTTCAGTTCACCGGGCAGCGGTTCTTCACGATCGAGAACGGTCGGCTCACCGGACAGGTCCGCGACGTGGCGTATCAGGCGACGACGACGGAGTTCTGGGGGTCGATGGAGGCGGTCGGCGGCCCGCAGACCTACGTTCTGGGCGGTGCGTTCAACTGCGGCAAGGGCCAGCCGGGCCAGGTTGCCGCGGTGTCCCACGGCTGCCCGTCGGCGCTGTTCCGGGGCGTCAACGTGCTGAACACCAAGGCCGAAGGTGGACGAGGGTGA
- a CDS encoding metallopeptidase TldD-related protein, which translates to MVRIQELIEQALSLSTTDGCIVVGAEQTQANLRWADNSLTTNGSMSSRTITVISTVAVDGGTAAGVVSRAVSGPDELSELVAASEAAARASGPADDAAELVPAYDSTDDWNAAAAATSIEVFAEFAPALGKAFAEAQTSGVRLFGFAEHIVTAYFVASSTGLRRRFDQPTGRLELNAKSADLSRSSWGGVQTKDFVGLDVAGLVAGLRTQLGWAENRIDLPAGRYETILPPSAIGDLMIYAYWTGSARDAEEGRNVFSAADGGTKIGERLSSLPLRLHSDPHRAGLECPDFEIARSSGGGMQSVFDNGAAVMPTDWISDGVLTNLARTRSWAARTGTEPVVLIDNLILDGGGEATLEEMIASTERGLLLTCLWYIREVDPQTLLLTGLTRDGVYLIEHGKVVGAVNNFRFNESPIDLLGRISEVGATVTTLPREWNDYFSRTAMPPVRVPDFNMSTVSQAS; encoded by the coding sequence ATGGTGCGCATTCAGGAATTGATCGAGCAGGCCCTGTCCCTGTCCACCACCGACGGCTGCATCGTGGTCGGCGCCGAGCAGACCCAGGCCAACCTCAGGTGGGCCGACAACAGCCTCACCACGAACGGCTCGATGTCCTCACGCACGATCACCGTGATCTCCACGGTCGCCGTCGACGGAGGGACCGCCGCGGGCGTCGTGAGCAGGGCGGTGTCCGGTCCGGACGAACTGTCCGAGCTGGTCGCGGCCAGCGAAGCGGCGGCGCGCGCCTCCGGTCCGGCCGACGACGCGGCCGAACTGGTACCGGCCTACGACTCCACCGACGACTGGAACGCGGCCGCGGCGGCGACCTCCATCGAGGTGTTCGCCGAATTCGCGCCGGCGCTGGGCAAGGCCTTCGCCGAGGCGCAGACGTCCGGGGTGCGCTTGTTCGGGTTCGCCGAGCACATCGTGACCGCCTACTTCGTGGCGTCCTCGACCGGCCTTCGGCGCCGATTCGACCAGCCGACCGGCCGCCTTGAGCTCAACGCCAAGTCGGCGGACCTCAGCCGCTCCAGCTGGGGCGGGGTACAGACCAAGGACTTCGTGGGCCTGGACGTGGCCGGGCTGGTGGCGGGCCTGCGCACCCAGCTGGGCTGGGCCGAAAATCGCATCGACCTTCCCGCGGGCCGGTACGAGACGATCCTGCCGCCCAGCGCCATCGGCGATCTGATGATCTATGCCTACTGGACGGGTTCGGCCCGCGACGCCGAGGAGGGCCGCAACGTCTTCTCGGCGGCCGACGGCGGGACGAAGATCGGCGAGCGGCTGTCGAGCCTGCCGCTGCGCCTGCACTCCGACCCGCACCGGGCTGGGCTGGAGTGCCCGGACTTCGAGATCGCCCGCTCGTCCGGCGGTGGCATGCAGTCGGTGTTCGACAACGGCGCTGCGGTGATGCCGACCGATTGGATCAGCGACGGCGTCCTCACCAATCTGGCCCGGACCCGTAGCTGGGCCGCCAGAACCGGTACCGAACCGGTCGTGTTGATCGACAACCTGATCCTCGACGGCGGCGGTGAGGCCACGCTCGAGGAGATGATCGCCAGCACCGAGCGCGGGCTGCTGCTGACCTGTCTGTGGTACATCCGCGAGGTCGATCCCCAGACTCTGCTGCTGACCGGCCTGACCCGCGACGGGGTCTACCTGATCGAGCACGGCAAGGTCGTCGGAGCCGTCAACAACTTCCGCTTCAACGAATCCCCGATCGATCTGCTCGGCCGGATAAGTGAAGTCGGAGCCACGGTCACCACCCTTCCCCGGGAATGGAACGACTACTTCAGCCGTACCGCCATGCCGCCGGTGCGCGTCCCCGACTTCAACATGTCCACGGTCAGCCAGGCGAGCTGA
- a CDS encoding phosphoenolpyruvate carboxykinase (GTP) has product MTATLDRSVAPTTHTALLQWVQECAELTQPEEIVWCDGSPEEWTRVTDLLVETGTFVRLNADKKPNSFYCASDPTDVARVEDRTFICSRDSADCGPTNNWMDPDDMKALLTERFRGSMRGRTMYVIPYCMGPLNADEPMLGVELTDAPYVVASMHIMTRVGTAALELFTKDGKDDQEFVPGLHSIGAPLAPGEPDVAWPCNDTKYIVHFPEERLIWSYGSGYGGNALLGKKCYSLRIASVKARDEGWLAEHMLILKLTSPAQKSYYVAAAFPSACGKTNLAMLDPTLEGWKVETIGDDIAWIRFGEDGRMYAVNPENGFFGVAPGTDYHTNPNAMRTIAKGNSLFTNVGLTDDGDIWWEGMGEPPAHLTDWKGQSWTPGGDALAAHPNSRYCTPISQCDTKAAEWDDPRGVPLDAIFFGGRRRDTIPLVTEARDWQHGVFMGATLSSETTAAAVGKVGVVRRDPMAMLPFIGYHAGDYFAHWIEVGKSADAVKLPKIFYVNWFRRDEDDNFVWPGFGENIRVLKWAIERIEGKAAAVDTPIGRVPTPEALDTSGLSMGAEELTTALAVDLDQWRNEIPSIEEWFAKIGDKVPSSLRDELESLKLRLG; this is encoded by the coding sequence ATGACTGCCACACTCGACCGATCCGTTGCCCCCACGACCCACACTGCCTTGCTGCAATGGGTTCAGGAATGCGCCGAACTCACCCAGCCCGAGGAGATCGTCTGGTGCGACGGTTCGCCCGAGGAGTGGACCCGCGTCACTGATCTGCTGGTGGAAACCGGCACGTTCGTGCGGTTGAACGCGGACAAGAAGCCGAACTCCTTCTATTGCGCGTCCGACCCGACCGACGTCGCTCGGGTCGAGGACCGCACCTTCATCTGTTCGCGGGATTCCGCCGACTGCGGCCCGACCAACAACTGGATGGATCCCGACGACATGAAGGCGCTGCTGACCGAGCGCTTCCGGGGCTCGATGCGCGGCCGCACAATGTACGTCATCCCTTACTGCATGGGGCCGTTGAACGCCGACGAGCCGATGCTCGGGGTTGAACTGACCGACGCCCCGTACGTGGTCGCGTCCATGCACATCATGACGCGTGTGGGGACGGCGGCGTTGGAGCTGTTCACCAAGGACGGCAAGGACGATCAGGAATTCGTCCCGGGCCTGCACTCGATCGGTGCCCCGCTGGCCCCCGGCGAGCCTGACGTCGCCTGGCCGTGCAACGACACGAAGTACATCGTGCACTTCCCCGAGGAACGGCTGATCTGGTCGTACGGATCGGGCTACGGCGGCAACGCGCTGCTGGGCAAGAAGTGTTACTCGTTGCGCATCGCCTCGGTGAAGGCGCGGGACGAGGGTTGGCTGGCCGAGCACATGCTCATCCTGAAGCTGACCTCGCCCGCGCAGAAGTCCTATTATGTCGCCGCCGCGTTCCCGTCGGCGTGTGGCAAGACGAACCTGGCGATGCTCGACCCGACGCTGGAAGGCTGGAAGGTCGAGACCATCGGCGACGACATCGCCTGGATCCGCTTCGGCGAGGATGGCCGGATGTACGCGGTGAACCCGGAGAACGGCTTCTTCGGCGTTGCTCCGGGAACCGACTATCACACCAACCCGAACGCGATGCGCACTATCGCGAAGGGCAATTCCCTATTCACCAACGTCGGCCTGACCGACGACGGTGACATCTGGTGGGAGGGCATGGGTGAGCCGCCGGCGCATCTGACGGACTGGAAAGGCCAGAGCTGGACGCCGGGTGGCGATGCCTTGGCCGCACACCCGAATTCGCGGTACTGCACGCCCATCTCCCAGTGCGACACGAAGGCCGCCGAGTGGGACGACCCTCGCGGTGTTCCGTTGGACGCCATCTTCTTCGGCGGGCGTCGCCGGGACACGATCCCATTGGTGACCGAGGCCCGCGACTGGCAGCACGGTGTCTTCATGGGCGCCACGCTCTCTTCGGAGACCACCGCGGCGGCGGTCGGCAAGGTCGGTGTCGTCCGTCGCGATCCGATGGCCATGCTGCCCTTCATCGGCTACCACGCCGGCGACTACTTCGCGCACTGGATCGAGGTCGGCAAGTCCGCCGACGCGGTGAAGTTGCCGAAGATCTTCTACGTGAACTGGTTCCGGCGCGATGAGGACGACAACTTCGTCTGGCCCGGGTTCGGGGAGAACATTCGGGTGCTCAAGTGGGCCATCGAGCGCATCGAAGGCAAGGCGGCGGCAGTGGACACGCCGATCGGACGCGTCCCGACTCCCGAAGCCCTCGACACCTCCGGACTGTCGATGGGGGCCGAGGAACTGACCACGGCGCTGGCGGTCGACCTCGACCAGTGGCGTAACGAGATCCCGAGCATCGAGGAGTGGTTCGCCAAGATCGGGGACAAGGTTCCATCGTCTCTGCGCGACGAGCTGGAGTCCCTGAAGCTGCGCCTGGGCTGA
- a CDS encoding sulfite exporter TauE/SafE family protein, with protein sequence MHIDLALCLAGALVGLLVGLTGMGGGALMTPLLVLVFNVAPLAAISSDLVTSLVMKPVGAAVHLRRGTVQLPLLKWLAIGAVPAGFLGAVLIGTLGRAGAVQSKLKLIIGIALLLSLASTVVRQLISRRSGTPAAELVVRPGRTVAIGVVGGLAVGLTSVGAGSLVIALLLLAYPGLRPGQLVGTDIVQAIPLVGAAAVGHLLFGDVHLALTVSLLVGALPAVYVGARLSAAAPAPVLRSVVAGVLTASALALLKAPSDVLVPAALAAAAGMAWLSRPSGRENEIQERTATPKQAVTVETVGR encoded by the coding sequence ATGCATATCGATCTCGCTCTGTGCCTTGCCGGCGCGCTCGTCGGCCTCCTGGTCGGCTTGACCGGAATGGGCGGCGGCGCGTTGATGACGCCGTTGCTGGTCCTGGTCTTCAATGTCGCCCCGTTGGCCGCAATCTCCTCCGATCTGGTGACCAGCCTGGTGATGAAACCGGTCGGGGCGGCGGTCCACCTGCGTCGCGGCACCGTCCAACTTCCGCTGCTCAAGTGGCTGGCGATCGGCGCCGTGCCCGCCGGCTTCCTCGGGGCCGTCCTGATCGGAACGCTCGGGCGCGCTGGCGCGGTCCAGTCCAAGCTGAAGCTGATCATCGGGATCGCGTTGTTGCTCTCGCTGGCCTCGACCGTGGTCCGCCAGCTCATCAGCCGCCGCTCCGGAACACCAGCCGCAGAGCTGGTCGTGCGTCCGGGACGAACCGTGGCTATCGGCGTCGTCGGCGGCCTCGCGGTCGGGCTCACCTCCGTCGGTGCCGGATCCCTGGTGATCGCGTTGCTCCTGCTGGCCTACCCGGGCCTGCGTCCCGGGCAGCTGGTGGGCACCGACATCGTCCAGGCCATCCCGCTGGTCGGCGCCGCGGCTGTGGGACACCTGCTCTTCGGTGACGTCCATCTGGCCCTCACCGTGTCACTGCTCGTCGGCGCTCTGCCGGCCGTGTACGTCGGCGCCCGGCTGTCCGCCGCCGCTCCGGCGCCGGTCCTGCGATCGGTGGTGGCCGGCGTGCTGACCGCATCGGCTCTGGCGCTGCTCAAGGCACCCAGCGACGTACTGGTGCCCGCGGCGCTGGCCGCTGCCGCCGGTATGGCGTGGCTCAGCCGCCCCTCCGGCCGCGAAAACGAGATCCAGGAGCGAACGGCCACACCGAAGCAGGCCGTCACTGTCGAAACCGTAGGGCGCTAG